A stretch of Fundicoccus culcitae DNA encodes these proteins:
- a CDS encoding helix-hairpin-helix domain-containing protein, which yields MNKHGWVKNKVFIGLGIGVFLVVILSGMFYLSNQSNQVFVLEDFTDRDEAVAVIESHVEIVDTESTDTLIYVDIKGAVSYPNMYALPQGSRLFDLIEKAGGFLPDALTNQVNLAQLLDDQMMIYIYRESELTSESLLDSQMQTQTIQPLMIVGPDTPADDGLININSASQIELESLPNIGPKKAEAIIQYRTQNGSFQTIEEILNVSGIGSKTFEQLQDLIKVSE from the coding sequence ATGAATAAGCATGGATGGGTAAAAAATAAGGTATTTATTGGTTTGGGCATAGGGGTATTCTTGGTCGTTATTTTAAGTGGCATGTTTTATCTTTCTAATCAGTCAAATCAGGTGTTTGTTCTTGAAGATTTTACTGATAGGGATGAAGCGGTGGCTGTTATTGAATCACACGTAGAGATAGTGGACACAGAAAGTACGGACACCTTGATTTATGTCGATATTAAGGGAGCAGTTAGTTATCCCAATATGTATGCTTTGCCACAAGGCAGCCGTTTATTTGATTTAATCGAAAAAGCGGGAGGTTTCTTGCCAGACGCCCTGACCAATCAGGTTAATTTAGCCCAATTGTTAGACGATCAGATGATGATTTATATTTATCGTGAATCAGAGTTAACCTCTGAATCGTTATTGGACAGTCAAATGCAGACACAAACCATTCAGCCATTAATGATTGTTGGACCAGACACACCAGCCGATGATGGTTTAATTAATATCAATAGCGCTTCTCAAATTGAACTTGAAAGTTTACCTAATATTGGTCCCAAAAAAGCTGAAGCTATTATTCAATATCGAACCCAAAATGGCTCTTTTCAAACGATTGAAGAAATACTAAATGTAAGTGGTATTGGAAGTAAGACATTTGAACAATTACAAGATTTAATCAAGGTATCTGAATGA
- a CDS encoding DNA internalization-related competence protein ComEC/Rec2: protein MKQLQFHWTFLFLFVFATLQLFNEINSLTVFLWLAIFGRLVLLKKRELWILCAICLLGLFGLLMYQSNTKDQLAIFVQAGETVRLNITINPLDINDQPNYLSTKGRLKNGEMIDVIYFHQGDFVLTEETLEQQTEWVVEGVISRPSPNRNFHVFSYADYLAALDIYWQLEIQTVQSIQKSSHFSSGFKNFQAALLQPMKKGEANAWVALHNKILWNLQSEYYRDQRSQFVSWGIIHYFAVSGLHIHIIIRLLRYLLLRVGVIHEWLQKIIIFILCLYGSLIGWPVGVIRAISVYVFRQAVYRFNWKISSLDCLGIVGTLLLLVNPKYVQSLSFVLSFLMTYIVHFTVSNANNKAKLSLSFYITFACLLFSWPIILNQHFEWNSLQIVISMFFGLFFEKIIMPVAFFTTSLFILPLNNIRLQLFNGIEWLYLTIMLPITHTPIFNHFIFKTGYLSNTRQSLLWLAALAWMTESKRSLKKAIIIVSTIYLIVIFCWPYLSICSTLTVIDVGQGDALLYQPAFSNQHWLIDTGGRMDWEKKDDPIPVDLEYAHNNIIPALKALGVQQIDGLILSHPDVDHMGSLYTLVDYFPVKQYIISEYIEHSQLWKSFLNKNPKNIDKLWVLKQGEKLSFGALDIYSLANRQLMYDDDASNNSSLIVHITLGDSHFLNVGDINQATELILIEQLPQLKATFLKLSHHGSRNSTDPQFIQHLQPQLAIISAGVDNRYNHPHPEVLAILQDNQINYLNMQKTGAIQITYDIIYGLRLSTAIKSK from the coding sequence ATGAAACAATTACAATTCCATTGGACGTTCTTATTTCTGTTTGTTTTCGCAACGCTTCAATTATTCAATGAAATCAATAGCTTAACTGTTTTTCTGTGGTTAGCCATCTTTGGGAGATTAGTTTTACTTAAAAAGCGGGAGCTCTGGATTCTGTGTGCCATTTGTTTGCTTGGATTATTTGGACTTCTTATGTATCAATCAAACACCAAGGATCAATTAGCTATTTTTGTTCAAGCCGGTGAAACAGTCCGTTTAAACATCACCATTAATCCTTTAGATATTAATGATCAACCTAATTATTTATCGACAAAAGGGCGGCTAAAAAACGGTGAGATGATCGATGTCATTTATTTTCATCAAGGCGATTTTGTGCTTACTGAAGAAACCTTAGAACAACAAACAGAGTGGGTCGTTGAAGGTGTTATCTCGCGTCCTAGCCCTAATCGCAATTTTCATGTCTTTAGCTATGCGGATTATTTAGCAGCACTTGATATTTATTGGCAATTAGAGATTCAAACGGTGCAAAGCATCCAAAAGAGCAGCCATTTTTCGAGTGGGTTTAAAAACTTCCAAGCCGCTTTACTTCAGCCAATGAAAAAGGGGGAGGCTAATGCATGGGTCGCTCTACATAATAAAATATTGTGGAATTTACAATCGGAGTATTATCGTGATCAACGTTCACAGTTCGTTAGTTGGGGGATAATTCATTATTTTGCGGTGTCAGGCTTACATATACATATTATCATTCGGTTGCTGCGTTATCTTTTACTAAGAGTGGGCGTTATCCATGAATGGCTTCAAAAAATAATTATTTTCATTTTATGCTTATATGGTTCTTTAATCGGTTGGCCTGTGGGTGTTATTCGTGCCATTAGTGTCTACGTGTTCCGGCAGGCGGTTTATCGCTTTAATTGGAAAATTAGTTCTTTAGATTGTTTAGGAATAGTAGGAACACTCTTATTGCTGGTTAATCCCAAGTACGTACAATCGTTGAGTTTTGTTTTAAGCTTCCTAATGACCTATATTGTGCATTTTACCGTAAGCAATGCCAACAATAAAGCAAAATTAAGTCTGTCGTTTTATATAACCTTTGCTTGTTTACTTTTTTCTTGGCCCATCATTTTAAATCAGCATTTTGAATGGAATAGCCTACAAATAGTCATTAGTATGTTTTTTGGCCTATTTTTCGAAAAAATAATCATGCCGGTTGCTTTTTTTACAACTTCCTTATTTATCTTGCCTTTAAATAATATACGCCTGCAGCTTTTTAATGGGATTGAATGGCTGTATTTAACCATCATGCTCCCAATCACCCATACCCCTATATTTAACCACTTTATCTTTAAAACGGGCTATTTATCTAATACGCGCCAATCATTGTTGTGGTTAGCCGCTTTGGCATGGATGACAGAATCTAAGCGAAGTTTAAAAAAAGCGATCATAATAGTTAGCACCATTTATCTAATCGTCATTTTTTGTTGGCCTTATTTGTCTATTTGCTCCACATTAACGGTCATCGATGTGGGTCAAGGGGATGCTTTATTATATCAACCCGCTTTTAGCAATCAGCATTGGTTAATTGATACAGGCGGTCGTATGGACTGGGAAAAGAAAGACGATCCCATTCCGGTCGATTTGGAATATGCACACAATAATATCATTCCTGCTTTAAAAGCACTCGGAGTTCAACAAATAGATGGCTTAATTTTAAGTCATCCGGATGTTGATCACATGGGAAGTTTGTATACACTCGTCGATTATTTTCCAGTTAAACAATATATTATCTCTGAATATATCGAACATTCACAACTGTGGAAATCTTTTTTAAATAAAAACCCCAAAAACATCGATAAGTTATGGGTATTAAAACAAGGGGAAAAACTAAGTTTTGGAGCGCTTGATATTTATTCGTTAGCGAATCGTCAGCTAATGTATGATGATGATGCATCAAATAATTCGTCTTTGATTGTGCATATCACACTGGGAGATAGTCATTTCTTAAATGTAGGTGATATTAATCAAGCAACCGAATTAATTTTAATTGAACAATTACCTCAACTGAAGGCAACCTTTTTAAAGCTAAGCCATCATGGATCTAGAAACAGTACAGATCCGCAATTTATTCAACATTTACAACCTCAATTAGCGATTATATCCGCAGGCGTTGATAATCGTTATAATCATCCCCATCCCGAAGTCCTAGCTATTTTGCAAGACAATCAAATTAATTATTTAAATATGCAAAAGACAGGTGCTATTCAAATCACTTATGATATCATTTATGGCTTACGTCTATCTACAGCTATCAAAAGCAAATAA
- a CDS encoding GNAT family N-acetyltransferase, with the protein MIRDVEINDAVWIHELNSFELGFRADYTFTKERLAHLLSKPEQHFIQGYEHNGKLVGYIHAQLYETLYDKPLANILALVVSEDNQGLGIGRLLIEALYGSAKEKGLAGIRINSGLYRENAHQYYEYMGFTKAENQMRYLKLFDDTQQ; encoded by the coding sequence TTGATTCGGGATGTTGAAATCAATGACGCAGTCTGGATTCATGAGTTGAATAGTTTTGAATTAGGTTTTCGAGCCGACTATACGTTTACCAAAGAACGTTTGGCACATCTATTGAGTAAACCAGAACAACATTTTATTCAAGGATATGAGCATAACGGCAAATTGGTTGGTTATATACATGCGCAATTATATGAAACCTTATATGATAAACCTTTAGCGAATATCTTAGCCTTAGTTGTGTCAGAAGACAACCAAGGGTTGGGAATAGGTCGGCTACTAATTGAAGCCTTATACGGGTCAGCTAAAGAAAAGGGTTTAGCTGGTATTCGCATAAACTCAGGTTTATATAGAGAAAATGCTCATCAATATTATGAATATATGGGTTTTACCAAAGCCGAAAATCAAATGAGGTATTTAAAACTATTCGATGACACACAACAATAG
- a CDS encoding TraX family protein: protein MLTMIIDHIGAILIEPLSLTSFLGFNHWETVYLVCRLIGRLAFPIFAFLIVEGYSHTHNFNKYLLRLISLALLSEIPFDLAFNQSWFDMSYQNIFFTLSLGLIAIWSSDRWDNQFLGTLFPLGIIFMAEWLQVDYGAYGVFFIYILYVLRDKRLYQCIAGAVLGFLQLTASLSFILIYFYNGQKGRANFRWMYVIYPVHLVILIFIRHGLFAYIY from the coding sequence ATGCTAACGATGATAATTGACCACATAGGTGCTATATTAATAGAACCCTTAAGTTTGACATCTTTTCTAGGCTTTAATCACTGGGAGACCGTTTATCTTGTTTGTCGCTTAATTGGTCGTTTAGCCTTTCCGATTTTCGCCTTCCTAATTGTTGAAGGTTATAGCCACACCCACAATTTTAATAAATATCTCCTTCGTTTAATTAGTTTAGCTCTACTATCGGAAATTCCCTTTGATTTAGCATTTAATCAGAGTTGGTTTGATATGAGTTATCAGAATATTTTCTTCACCTTGAGTTTAGGTCTCATAGCGATTTGGAGTAGTGATAGGTGGGACAATCAATTTTTAGGTACTTTATTTCCCCTAGGGATTATTTTTATGGCCGAATGGCTTCAAGTGGATTATGGAGCCTATGGCGTGTTTTTCATTTATATTCTCTATGTGTTACGGGATAAACGTTTGTATCAATGTATTGCCGGTGCCGTGCTGGGATTTTTACAACTAACAGCCTCGCTGTCATTTATCTTAATTTATTTTTATAATGGACAAAAAGGGAGAGCAAATTTTCGTTGGATGTATGTCATCTATCCAGTCCATTTAGTGATCCTTATTTTTATACGCCATGGATTATTTGCTTATATCTATTAA
- a CDS encoding YhdH/YhfP family quinone oxidoreductase, whose product METFKAIIVREVDDRIEFQLENTTLDDLSPGEVLIKVSYSSVNYKDMLAVQKNGGVIRKYPMIPGIDLSGIVVESQDERLSVGQKVIAMSDEIGVSHTGGYAEYARVNADSVIPLPDGFSLKDAELYGVAGYTAAASIEALESLGMSSADNPSILVTGSTGGVGSIAVQMLIKAGYTNVTALVRKDYQVDVAKELGAHHILQASELLSNNKPLNKRLYHYVIDTVGGEVAAQAMTYIHENGKMTLCGNAGGNDFPATVLPMILRGVHLIGISVVNAPLDEKIKIWGKIANEWNVSDLVHFQETNLENISETFDALHEGRHLGRTIVKISDTEDA is encoded by the coding sequence TTGGAGACATTTAAAGCGATTATTGTCCGTGAAGTAGATGATCGAATTGAGTTTCAGCTAGAGAACACGACCTTAGATGATCTATCCCCGGGCGAGGTTTTAATCAAAGTGAGCTACTCATCGGTAAACTATAAAGATATGTTGGCTGTTCAAAAAAACGGTGGTGTTATTAGAAAATATCCGATGATTCCTGGGATTGATTTAAGTGGGATAGTCGTTGAATCACAAGATGAACGACTCAGTGTTGGTCAAAAAGTGATTGCTATGAGTGATGAAATTGGAGTGAGTCATACCGGTGGATATGCCGAGTATGCACGCGTTAACGCTGATAGTGTTATACCTTTACCTGATGGATTTAGTTTAAAAGATGCGGAATTATATGGTGTTGCAGGCTATACAGCAGCAGCCAGTATTGAAGCTTTAGAAAGCTTAGGGATGAGTTCCGCTGATAACCCATCCATCTTAGTGACGGGTTCAACCGGTGGCGTCGGTAGTATTGCCGTTCAAATGTTGATTAAAGCGGGATATACAAATGTGACAGCCCTTGTAAGAAAAGATTATCAAGTGGATGTTGCCAAGGAGCTGGGTGCACACCATATTTTACAAGCCAGTGAGCTTCTCTCAAACAATAAACCTTTGAATAAGCGTTTATACCATTATGTGATTGATACCGTTGGGGGTGAAGTGGCAGCCCAAGCAATGACCTATATTCATGAAAATGGCAAAATGACATTATGTGGCAATGCTGGGGGCAATGATTTCCCTGCTACGGTTTTACCGATGATTTTAAGAGGTGTCCATCTCATTGGTATTTCGGTTGTCAATGCACCCTTAGATGAAAAAATTAAGATTTGGGGCAAAATTGCCAATGAATGGAACGTCAGTGATTTAGTTCATTTTCAAGAAACCAATCTTGAAAATATTAGTGAGACCTTTGACGCTTTACATGAAGGCCGCCATTTAGGTCGAACAATTGTCAAAATTAGTGATACGGAAGATGCGTAA
- a CDS encoding glycosyltransferase family 8 protein — translation METINLLFSVDDNYVTQLETVLLSIRTHTPTPPIDVYVLQKQALNYNSKLEAFCQKLEMNYFPVVIGDTAFSKAPVTDRWPESIYYRLLAHDYLPEDLSSIIYFDADILVINSILPLTELDMTDYLYAAASHKQLTELTNYVNRIRLNTYDAEGYYNSGILVMNLDNIRQHVKAEDIFTYISENRLKLFLPDQDVLNALYSDRILSIPDEVYNFDARRQLIYELISEGEWTMDWVIDHTIVLHFCGKDKPWHTPFRNQFSALYKHYQRRAKLLSTSNKMWNEK, via the coding sequence ATGGAAACAATTAATTTGCTTTTTTCTGTGGATGATAATTATGTAACTCAATTAGAGACGGTCCTTTTATCCATTAGAACACATACGCCAACACCACCGATTGATGTTTATGTTCTTCAAAAGCAGGCGTTAAACTATAATTCAAAGTTAGAGGCTTTTTGTCAGAAATTAGAAATGAATTATTTTCCGGTTGTTATAGGTGATACAGCTTTTAGCAAGGCACCTGTTACGGATAGATGGCCAGAATCGATTTATTATCGTTTACTTGCACACGACTATTTACCTGAAGATTTAAGTTCGATTATTTATTTTGACGCTGATATTTTAGTGATTAATAGTATTCTTCCGCTGACTGAACTTGACATGACGGATTATTTGTATGCAGCAGCTAGTCATAAACAACTGACTGAGTTGACCAATTATGTCAATCGCATTCGTTTAAATACCTATGATGCGGAAGGTTATTATAACTCCGGTATTTTAGTGATGAATTTGGATAATATACGTCAGCATGTTAAGGCAGAAGACATATTTACTTATATAAGTGAAAATCGGCTTAAATTATTTTTACCAGATCAGGATGTCTTAAATGCATTATATTCGGATCGAATCTTATCCATTCCGGATGAGGTATATAATTTTGATGCCAGACGTCAATTGATTTACGAATTGATTAGTGAAGGTGAATGGACCATGGATTGGGTGATTGATCACACCATTGTTTTGCATTTTTGTGGAAAAGATAAACCTTGGCATACACCATTTCGTAATCAATTTAGTGCTTTATACAAACATTATCAACGTAGAGCCAAATTGCTATCAACTAGTAACAAAATGTGGAATGAAAAATAA
- a CDS encoding MarR family winged helix-turn-helix transcriptional regulator, with protein sequence MDRQEEALKAFIGLKRTQDLFDTILKKDVTQHGLTLNEFAVLELLYHRGEQAVQKIKERILIASSSTTYVIDRLCSKGYVTRRPDQVDKRVIYVNLTESGHSLIESMFPEHAELIESLFSQLTTEEIHVLRENLKLISQTIRENLNPVENEEK encoded by the coding sequence ATGGATAGACAAGAGGAAGCATTAAAAGCTTTTATTGGTTTGAAGAGAACGCAAGATTTGTTTGATACAATTCTTAAAAAAGACGTCACTCAACATGGCTTAACCTTAAATGAATTTGCTGTTTTAGAGTTGTTGTATCATCGTGGCGAGCAAGCTGTCCAAAAGATTAAGGAACGAATCCTTATTGCTAGCAGTAGTACGACCTATGTCATCGATCGTTTGTGTTCAAAAGGATATGTCACAAGAAGACCTGATCAAGTCGATAAACGTGTGATTTATGTTAATTTAACGGAATCAGGGCATTCACTCATTGAATCAATGTTTCCTGAACATGCTGAATTGATTGAATCATTATTTAGTCAGCTAACAACAGAAGAAATACATGTATTAAGAGAAAATCTAAAACTTATTAGTCAAACAATTAGAGAAAATTTAAACCCAGTAGAAAATGAGGAGAAATAA